In the Hordeum vulgare subsp. vulgare chromosome 7H, MorexV3_pseudomolecules_assembly, whole genome shotgun sequence genome, one interval contains:
- the LOC123407966 gene encoding uncharacterized protein LOC123407966 yields the protein MFDGLINSKFYNRCKHAFKCIRTRLVVIRRKKQAMIGFLKKDVADLIANGLDIHAFGRMDALIMEMNHASCYNMIEQYCDTLGKQLNSLQKQRDCPQESMEAVSTLIFATARFPDLPELCDLRHIFTERYGGSLEPFVSLEFIRKLESELFTDEEKFQVMQSIAEESSVGFDMRALEIKLWAARESEDDLLEKDSMEKGELAVPLPINQKDDCQLNDSTGRKNSDKSHGKEQLEKSVSPLDLKRENTPKDDNTRRRHADKADGKEHLEKSVSPLQKEREEAQKRAQKLKKKDVRPSEKELMEAVELDINGLPKQGSGSVKFPETESNIIIPPIVKPKETKKEHGVEKENNRGLGYHHRSPIPGRPDYTRRHANLGCKALGLQNQGPTSPNPSSGKTINRPTPNSNPNGAKGRNCDEKEEGNSCLRGRPQHLEDLGHTVQNGQRAPQRVADVQPPYVKPKLGIQHVNDDPAKPIDSNCNMTERTGRLADKDVLRPVSVRRRPAAPSYDETPNDEKVTIRKANIHRTQPSKHKGANEGYDRKGNGVGNGRNVERTPSGRPSPSGMRNGVQYDDDYGGSMQQPKAGEDETAIDFGDLSPQAANSHHRLNSRNTDVHGGDPDEEERMMDKLLMHYSKKGLGTDETKTTVETSRTANCQGAQTQCQQNGSLHTPGRAVSLPPESISPGEAAKVPARSTSLRSNCPGSVRVHPKMPDFEELAARVMALRNA from the exons atgtTCGACGGCCTCATCAACTCCAAGTTCTACAACCGCTG CAAGCACGCCTTCAAATGCATCCGGACGCGGCTGGTCGTCATACGGCGGAAGAAGCAGGCCATGATCGGCTTCCTCAAGAAGGACGTCGCCGACCTCATCGCCAACGGCCTCGACATCCATGCCTTCGGACGG ATGGATGCGCTCATAATGGAGATGAACCATGCTTCTTGCTACAACATGATTGAGCAGTACTGCGATACCCTTGGCAAGCAACTCAACAGCCTGCAGAAACAGAG GGATTGCCCCCAGGAATCCATGGAGGCCGTGTCAACTCTAATTTTTGCCACTGCTCGGTTCCCAGACTTGCCTGAACTGTGCGACTTAAGGCATATATTCACAGAAAGATATGGTGGTTCTCTTGAACCTTTTGTTAGCCTGGAG TTTATCCGGAAACTTGAGTCTGAATTATTTACAGATGAGGAAAAGTTTCAAGTAATGCAAAGTATTGCCGAAGAATCCTCGGTTGGTTTTGACATGAGGGCGTTGGAAATCAAGTTATGGGCTGCACGGGAGTCTGAAGAT GATCTTCTCGAAAAGGATTCAATGGAAAAGGGTGAACTGGCAGTGCCTTTGCCCATCAACCAGAAGGATGATTGTCAGTTAAATGACAGTACTGGAAGGAAGAATTCTGATAAATCTCATGGTAAGGAACAATTGGAGAAATCAGTTTCTCCTTTGGACTTAAAAAGAGAGAACACTCCAAAAGATGATAATACCAGAAGGCGGCATGCTGACAAAGCTGATGGTAAGGAACATTTGGAGAAATCAGTATCTCCTCTGCAAAAGGAAAGAGAGGAGGCTCAAAAGCGAGCTCAGAAACTGAAGAAAAAAGATGTCCGCCCTTCCGAGAAGGAGCTGATGGAAGCTGTGGAGCTAGATATTAATGGCCTACCGAAACAAGGATCTGGTTCGGTGAAATTTCCTGAGACAGAAAGCAACATAATAATTCCACCAATTGTGAAgccaaaagaaacaaagaaagaACATGGTGTCGAAAAAGAGAATAACAGGGGGCTTGGCTATCACCACCGATCACCCATACCTGGCCGTCCTGATTATACGAGAAGACATGCAAACTTAGGGTGCAAAGCTCTTGGCCTGCAGAATCAAGGACCTACTTCACCGAATCCTTCAAGTGGTAAAACTATAAACAGGCCCACTCCAAATTCCAATCCGAATGGAGCAAAGGGAAGGAATTGTGATGAAAAAGAAGAGGGCAACAGTTGCTTGCGTGGCAGACCACAGCACTTGGAAGATCTCGGACACACGGTGCAAAATGGACAGCGAGCACCACAGAGGGTGGCTGATGTGCAGCCTCCTTATGTCAAACCTAAACTTGGCATCCAGCATGTGAACGATGATCCTGCAAAACCAATTGACAGCAACTGCAATATGACTGAAAGGACAGGTCGTTTGGCTGACAAAGACGTGCTTCGGCCTGTTTCTGTTAGAAGAAGGCCAGCAGCACCTTCTTATGATGAGACACCTAACGATGAAAAGGTCACAATTCGAAAGGCCAACATTCACAGAACACAACCAAGCAAGCACAAGGGCGCTAACGAGGGCTATGACCGGAAGGGCAATGGTGTTGGTAATGGCAGGAATGTTGAGAGAACTCCTAGTGGTCGACCAAGTCCCTCAGGCATGAGAAACGGAGTTCAGTATGATGATGACTACGGTGGATCCATGCAGCAGCCTAAAGCAGGGGAAGATGAGACTGCTATTGACTTTGGTGATCTGTCGCCTCAGGCTGCAAATAGTCACCATCGACTCAATAGCAGGAACACTGATGTGCACGGCGGAGATCCTGATgaggaggagaggatgatggACAAACTTCTGATGCATTATAGCAAGAAAGGTTTAGGTACAGATGAAACCAAAACAACAGTAGAAACCAGCAGAACTGCTAACTGTCAAGGAGCCCAAACACAATGCCAGCAAAACGGTTCTTTACACACTCCAGGAAGAGCAGTCTCGCTACCGCCGGAGTCCATTAGCCCAGGTGAAGCTGCCAAGGTTCCTGCTCGGTCCACCTCACTGCGGTCAAACTGTCCTGGGAGCGTACGCGTGCACCCGAAGATGCCGGACTTTGAAGAATTGGCCGCCCGGGTCATGGCCCTGAGGAATGCTTGA
- the LOC123407967 gene encoding uncharacterized protein LOC123407967, producing MQSLLPLFLRPAARFLGPFLAGRAAEAAATVLHRAGLLPRDRALRRLVRDDLLRGGAEDYIARLVVGVVSCLC from the coding sequence ATGCAGTCCCTGCTGCCGCTGTTCCTCAGGCCGGCGGCGCGCTTCTTGGGGCCGTTCCTGGCGGGccgggcggcggaggcggcggccacggTGCTGCACCGCGCCGGCCTGCTCCCCAGGGACCGGGCGCTGCGGCGGCTCGTCAGGGACGACCTGCTCCGCGGCGGCGCCGAGGACTACATCGCGCGTCTCGTCGTCGGCGTGGTGAGCTGCCTCTGCTAG